Proteins encoded together in one Balearica regulorum gibbericeps isolate bBalReg1 chromosome 3, bBalReg1.pri, whole genome shotgun sequence window:
- the CTSB gene encoding cathepsin B gives MWLSVSILCVVVAFANARSVPYYPPLSNELVNHINKLNTTWKAGHNFHNTDMSYVKKLCGTFLGGPKLPERVDFAADMELPDNFDSRTQWPNCPTINEIRDQGSCGSCWAFGAVEAISDRICVHTNAKVSVEVSAEDLLSCCGFECGMGCNGGYPSGAWRYWTERGLVSGGLYDSHVGCRPYSIPPCEHHVNGSRPPCTGEGGETPRCSRHCEPGYSPSYKEDKHYGITSYGVPHSEKEIMAEIYKNGPVEGAFIVYEDFLMYKSGVYQHVSGEQVGGHAIRILGWGVDNGTPYWLAANSWNTDWGDNGFFKILRGQDHCGIESEIVAGIPRPEQYWKKV, from the exons ATGTGGCTGTCCGTGTCCATCCTGTGCGTCGTGGTGGCCTTCGCCAATGCTCGCAGCGTTCCTTACTACCCTCCCCTCTCCAATGAGTTGGTCAACCACATAAACAAACTCAACACCACCTGGAAG GCAGGGCACAACTTCCACAACACTGACATGAGCTATGTGAAGAAGCTCTGCGGCACCTTCCTGGGTGGGCCCAAGCTCCCTGAGAG GGTAGATTTTGCTGCAGACATGGAGCTGCCTGATAACTTTGACTCACGGACGCAGTGGCCTAACTGTCCTACCATCAACGAGATAAGAGACCAGGGCTCTTGTGGCTCTTGCTGG GCTTTCGGTGCTGTAGAAGCAATTTCGGACAGAATCTGCGTACACACGAATGCCAAGGTGAGCGTGGAGGTCTCGGCGGAAGACTTGCTGTCGTGCTGCGGCTTCGAGTGCGGCATGGG GTGCAATGGTGGTTACCCCTCTGGCGCGTGGAGGTACTGGACAGAGAGGGGCCTCGTGTCTGGGGGTCTCTACGATTCCCATGTGG GCTGCCGTCCCTACTCCATCCCACCCTGTGAGCACCACGTCAACGGCTCCCGGCCACCGtgcaccggggaggggggggaaacccCCAGGTGCAGCCGGCACTGCGAACCCGGCTACTCGCCCTCGTACAAGGAGGACAAGCACTACG GCATCACATCCTACGGTGTGCCTCACAGCGAGAAGGAAATCATGGCTGAGATCTACAAGAACGGCCCAGTGGAAGGAGCCTTTATTGTCTACGAGGACTTCCTGATGTACAAGTCTG GGGTCTACCAGCACGTGTCCGGCGAGCAGGTTGGAGGCCACGCGATCCGGAtcctgggctggggggtggACAACGGCACGCCGTACTGGCTGGCCGCCAACTCCTGGAACACCGACTGGGGGGACAATG GCTTCTTCAAAATCCTCCGAGGACAGGACCACTGCGGCATCGAGTCCGAGATTGTGGCTGGCATCCCCAGGCCCGAGCAGTACTGGAAGAAGGTGTAA